The genomic stretch GTTGAGTTTAGATTTATTTGCTACTTCTTTTGGTAAATATTTATTAAATTTTCCTGAACTTTTAAAGTTTTTAAATTTTGCTACGCTTTCGATCGAATTAATTGGGCCTTTTTTTCTATTTATGCCAATTTTTACAGATTCTTTTCGATTGGCAACTGTTATAGTTTTTATTGGATTACATCTGGGTTTTAGATTAGCTTTAATTATCGGAATATTTTATTTAGTTAGTTGTACTGGTTGGTTAATTTTTATTCCTAGTTTTGTATGGGATAAACTCAGTCTTAAATTAAGATTATCAACATCTAATTATCTTAAAATTTACTATGACGATCGAAACATTTTAGTAAAAAAAATTTTGTTTATAATCACAACTTTTCTGATATTACCACCAGAGATCTTAAATCCTTTAGAATCTGATAATCAAACAAAGTCTTGGTATATTATCAATGAAAAAAATCAAAAAATATATACTAATTTTCGAGCCTTAATTTATTTATTTACCTTATCTCCTTTATTATTTTTTATCAAACCACTTTTTAAGTTGAGCATTGGAAAAATTATCGTAAAAAAACTGTATAATTTCCCAAAGAAAAAAATCTCTATTTTTAGTTCCTTGATCGAACGAGTTAATTTTCATTCCTCTACTATTCGATATTCTTTAATTAATAGTTTTATTTGCCTATTTTTATTTGTTTGTATCTATTACTCGAACTTAACAGGTTTTAATTTTCTCAATGTTAATGTCCCTCCCTTTATACAAAATCTAACTTTAGCTTTAAGATTAGATCAAAAATGGAGTATGTTTTCTCCTTACCCTTATTTAGAAGATGGGTGGTTTGTGATTACGGCGAAGCTAAAAAATGGAGCAGAAATTGATTTATTTAATGAAGGTAAAAGTATTAGTTGGGAAAAGCCAAAATTAGTGTCAGCTACTTTTAAAAATCAACGTTGGCACAAATATCTGGAAATTTTATCTTCAAAAACCTATAGTGACGATCGTCTTTATTATGCTCAGTATCTTTGTCGTCAATGGAACTCTGAACATAAAGGAGAAAACCAACTAGATACATTCAAAATCTATTATATTTTAGAAAAGACTTTACCTAATTATGAAAAACCATCCTTACA from Geminocystis sp. NIES-3709 encodes the following:
- a CDS encoding HTTM domain-containing protein, encoding MDFLRLKSIIFTRLEKLFGFDLRSLALFRICLGILILIDLTVRFQDLKAHYTDFGVLPRDVLLTRHFNPWFWSIHLFSGQSLFQIALFLMTGICAIALILGYQTRLFTILSWFFLVSLQNRNPLINNSGDVLFRLLLFWSIFLPLGSYYSVDYALNLAKNKLSKKIFSGATIALTFQICLIYWCAWLFKSDPIWRVEGTAVYYALSLDLFATSFGKYLLNFPELLKFLNFATLSIELIGPFFLFMPIFTDSFRLATVIVFIGLHLGFRLALIIGIFYLVSCTGWLIFIPSFVWDKLSLKLRLSTSNYLKIYYDDRNILVKKILFIITTFLILPPEILNPLESDNQTKSWYIINEKNQKIYTNFRALIYLFTLSPLLFFIKPLFKLSIGKIIVKKLYNFPKKKISIFSSLIERVNFHSSTIRYSLINSFICLFLFVCIYYSNLTGFNFLNVNVPPFIQNLTLALRLDQKWSMFSPYPYLEDGWFVITAKLKNGAEIDLFNEGKSISWEKPKLVSATFKNQRWHKYLEILSSKTYSDDRLYYAQYLCRQWNSEHKGENQLDTFKIYYILEKTLPNYEKPSLQKIILWEHFCFKPPL